DNA from Mycobacterium bourgelatii:
CCATCGGGTGGTGCCGGCAACATCAAGCCGTTGTACATCAGGGCGCGAGTCGACGATGACTGCCCAACGGATGTCGTTCGGCATTCACTGGCCAGAGTGCGGGTCGCAAAATCGTAACGCTAGCAGCGATATCGCCGTAGGCGCGGCAACCGCTCCACCAACCTGCCCGCCAGCAGCCGCCCTAATAGTTCCGTAGCGTCCCAAGCTCATTAATCGCAAGATTTTTAATCTGGGCAAATCGATTCTTTAAAGCCTGACCAACGTGCTCCTTAAAATCATCACTTTCATTGTCGGGAATAAAAATCGCATGGTCAGCTTTCGCGATTTCTGACACATTTTTAATGTACTGCTTAATGGGTAGCGGGCCAATTCGCCGATTAACCGACCGACTGATATATGAACGGTTTAGCGGACTGTTCAACAAAAGGCCCAAACCCTCCGTTGCTTTTCTTAGATCACGAGTTGATTCATTGACAGTCCTAGCCTCGGCCAATGGGATTAAATGATGGTCTTCTAGGTCTTCGGTTCCCCATTCCGTAAGAAACGGCACTGACTCGGTATTGTCTTCGCTAGAAAGCAGATCCCTGGGACAACGGCTTAAGCAATACTGCAACAAGTATCTATCGATATCCGTGGATACGCCCGCTTCCTCGTCAGCGCGCAGGAGGGTTGCTTCGTCCGAATATTTGGGATCTCCAAGCACTTTAGCTGCACGCAATGCGAAAGGATCTCCTTCTTTGCCGTCGAACCAGCGAAGCAAACTCTTAGCATCATTCACGGCATTTTCATTCTGCCTTGCGGTGTAGGTCCCCGTAAGTACGGAACACCAGTACCAATACTCGAGGCGGTCGAGCCGCTCGCGATCTTTGAACGCGTCGTCCGATGACAGGCATATTGCGAGGGGCAAGACAAGAAGCTGATTACGGAGGTCACTTTCACGTCGGACACCACATCTGAATTGTAGGAAAGCCCATGCGCGCAGCACTGCCTTACCAGCCGTTTCCCAATATTGCAGTACGGCATCGGGCGCAAGAGCCAAAATTGCCTTTTGCTTGATAGCGTCAGTAGTAAGCGCATCGATTCCTTTGGTCAGACTAAACTGCAGCGACATCACGTTCAAAAATGCATTCTTGAACCTCACAGATAGCTCGTCGTTATCCAACGCTATCCCACCAGCTGGATCAACGGACCACGGCGTAGGGTTTGGCCCTTTGTTAGTACCCCAAAGCTCGTTTAACTCGACTTTTTCGTCAGTTACTAATTTTGTCAGTTTGTCCGCAAGGCTTTCAGCAAGATCACCCTTGGCGGCTTTCGCCGTAATCAAGTCGAAGGTAGCGAGTGGGGTGCCGCCTTTATTCATGGCCTCAAAAATCACGACGGCCCGATCAAGCTGATCCGAGCCGATCTCGACGGAAGCGATGTCGTAATTCGCCCTGATATTTAGGAACTGTGTCAGGGTTTCTACCCAGTTCGCGGCCAGGGTGTAGAGAGCGCCGACCAATTCGTCCATGCTCGGCTCATCAGGTAGGTACGGCTGCACACGACGTAGCGCATC
Protein-coding regions in this window:
- a CDS encoding DUF262 domain-containing protein, which codes for MQGMDFVGHAIQLKLFDKALGLNKNGCLRLPSFQRQFVWSLEQQRGLATSVLLDVPSGSLLLLRGTGKDFPARSLGSRQLDQLSPDQEYTFVLDGQQRLSTLYQVFADPLGGATWHTQVDKWYWRLRYRWALQVRPEPTAEDYFGYRNLDFTGLPTEPDTVRDRLRELRINKTGKYPWYHPSQPVTHEGRLAQCTAAVKEGLVPLWEVAGTPSGVQQPLHRVVIQQLAEERRKELEAIVRDQHHDAPLLDALRRVQPYLPDEPSMDELVGALYTLAANWVETLTQFLNIRANYDIASVEIGSDQLDRAVVIFEAMNKGGTPLATFDLITAKAAKGDLAESLADKLTKLVTDEKVELNELWGTNKGPNPTPWSVDPAGGIALDNDELSVRFKNAFLNVMSLQFSLTKGIDALTTDAIKQKAILALAPDAVLQYWETAGKAVLRAWAFLQFRCGVRRESDLRNQLLVLPLAICLSSDDAFKDRERLDRLEYWYWCSVLTGTYTARQNENAVNDAKSLLRWFDGKEGDPFALRAAKVLGDPKYSDEATLLRADEEAGVSTDIDRYLLQYCLSRCPRDLLSSEDNTESVPFLTEWGTEDLEDHHLIPLAEARTVNESTRDLRKATEGLGLLLNSPLNRSYISRSVNRRIGPLPIKQYIKNVSEIAKADHAIFIPDNESDDFKEHVGQALKNRFAQIKNLAINELGTLRNY